Proteins from a genomic interval of Calypte anna isolate BGI_N300 chromosome 19, bCalAnn1_v1.p, whole genome shotgun sequence:
- the IFT22 gene encoding intraflagellar transport protein 22 homolog isoform X2, whose protein sequence is MKDSHGVVIIFNPELPSHLKEIEMWYSCFVQQQPLLDHQCLLVAHHKPGSAGDTEDLSLAHPLNKLKLIHSNLEEDPEDVRMEFIKYFRSIITLMNESREKEEMSIIS, encoded by the exons ATGAAGGATTCTCATGGTGTAGTAATAATCTTCAACCCTGAGCTGCCCAGTCACCTGAAAGAAATTGAAATGTGGTACTCCTGTtttgtgcagcagcagccactgcttgATCATCAGTGCCTCCTGGTTGCACATCACAAGCCAGGCAGTGCAGGAGACACAGAAGATCTGTCCTTGG CTCACCCACTGAACAAACTAAAGCTGATACATTCCAACTTAGAGGAAGATCCTGAAGATGTTCGGATGGAAtttattaaatacttcagaagCATTATCACCTTAATGaatgagagcagagagaaggaagaaatgtctATTATCTCTTAA
- the IFT22 gene encoding intraflagellar transport protein 22 homolog isoform X1, whose product MLKAKVLLVGPRQSGKSVLANFVSESIEGIGSYSPTQGVRILEYETPNLTGSSKGAGCRFELWDCSGDQKFETCWPALMKDSHGVVIIFNPELPSHLKEIEMWYSCFVQQQPLLDHQCLLVAHHKPGSAGDTEDLSLAHPLNKLKLIHSNLEEDPEDVRMEFIKYFRSIITLMNESREKEEMSIIS is encoded by the exons ATGCTGAAAGCgaaggtgctgctggtggggccCCGCCAG TCTGGAAAGTCGGTGTTGGCCAACTTTGTTTCCGAGAGCATAGAAGGGATCGGCAGCTACAGCCCGACCCAGGGTGTGAG GATCCTGGAGTACGAGACGCCAAACTTGACTGGaagcagcaagggagctgggtgTCGGTTTGAGCTGTGGGATTGCAGTGGTGATCAGAA GTTTGAAACATGCTGGCCAGCTCTGATGAAGGATTCTCATGGTGTAGTAATAATCTTCAACCCTGAGCTGCCCAGTCACCTGAAAGAAATTGAAATGTGGTACTCCTGTtttgtgcagcagcagccactgcttgATCATCAGTGCCTCCTGGTTGCACATCACAAGCCAGGCAGTGCAGGAGACACAGAAGATCTGTCCTTGG CTCACCCACTGAACAAACTAAAGCTGATACATTCCAACTTAGAGGAAGATCCTGAAGATGTTCGGATGGAAtttattaaatacttcagaagCATTATCACCTTAATGaatgagagcagagagaaggaagaaatgtctATTATCTCTTAA